In Gemmatimonadales bacterium, the DNA window ATCACGTCGCGGAGCGGCTGCACCGCCGGTACCATGTGTGTCGAGGTGATTCCGTCGGCGGTCAGACGGCCCGGGAAGGCGATGGGAACCTGCGGCAGCAGGCGTCGGAGATCCGCCGTTGCCGACGCGATCGTGGTACCGGAGCGAAGCCGCGCGATCCCGCGGTAATCAAATGCCGCAGAGTTGGTGTTTGCCGCGTCGAGCGCAAGCGGAAGCCAGAGGGCGACGCCGGCATCGGGGAAACGGAAATTGTTCGGCATCACGCCGACGACGGTTCGCGCGACGCCATCGATCATGACCTGGGTGCCGATGATTCCCGGATCGCCGCCGAAGGCGCGCTCCCAGAGACCGCGCGAGATCACCACCACAGGCGCCGCGCCGATCCGGTCGTCCATGTCGGAGAGGGCCCGCCCGCGCAACGCGCCGCTCTGGAGGACGTGGAAGGTGCTCGCTGTCGCGAACGTCGCCGCGACCCGTTCCGGTGTTGCGGCCACTCCCGCGGCGCCGGCCGACGCCAGGAAGTTCACCGCGGCGGTGCGATAGATCCCGACATCGGTGAACGAGTGATTGTCACGACGATAGAGGAGGTAGGTCGCATCCGATTGATCGACTCGGGTGAGCCCGGCGACCGCGAGGGTGTGCGACAGGTCGACAAGCGCACTCGCCCTCGGATACGGGAGTGGCTGCAGTAGCACCCCATCGAGCACCGTGAAGACGGCGACCGCACCGCCGATACCAAGCGCGAGAGTCAGGGCGGCGGCGATGGTGAACGACGGGGTGCGGCGCAGGCGGCGAGCGGCAAGGCGAACGACGGAGAACATGTCGCGGCAACTCCTCGGAGTGACCGGCGAAAGTTATCCCCGAACGGTCAGGGTCGCCCGCTCGTCGGCGTCGTGACCAGCGGCAAGCGGCGCGCGCTCCAGTCCTGATACGACCCGTCGTACAGCTTCGCCGGATATCCCAGCAGACGTGCCACCAGATACGTCGCGCTGCTCCGATGTCCCACCCGGCAATACGCCACCACCGTATCGCCGGGAGCTGCGAGCGCGTCCCACATTCGCGCCAGCTCGCCGTATTCCTTCAGCGAAAACTCCGTCGTGCTGCTGAACATGGCTTCCCACTCGAGCCGGCGAGCTCCCGCGATATGGCCCGCCGACGCCGGATTGGTGCCGAGATATTCGTCCTCGTGACGGGTGTCGACGAGCGCGACTCCGCGCGCCCCGCTCGCCAAGTGCGCCGCGATCCATTCGCTCGAGGCGACGACTTCGGGATGCGCGGAGACTGCGAGCGCTCCGCGCCGCACCACCGGAATCGTCCGATCGATCGGCCGCCCCTCGGCGCGCCACTTCGTCACGCCGCCATCGAGCACCGAGACGTTGCGCAGTCCGAGATAGTCGAGGGTGAAGAAGGCGCGCGCCACGGTAAGCGGCGATCCGGTCAGCACCACGTGGGAGCCGGTCGAGATCCCGACATGTTCAAGACGATCGCGGAGTGAGTCGACTGCCGGCAGTTCCGTCGACAATCCGCTCGCCTCGGTGATGATCATCTGGTACGGCAGGAAGCGGGCACCGGGGAGGTGCCCGCTCCGGTACGCCGAGTCGGAGATATCGACCTGGACGACCACGATCGACCGATCCGACAGGTGCCGGGCCAGCCACTCCGTCGACACCAGGAGCGACGAATCGGGGCCGGCGATCGCCGTTGCAGCGAATGCCAGCGCCGCGATCACCGGCCACCTTCGGTTGGAAGCTTGCGCAGTGACCAATCCTGGAACGATCCGTCGTAGAGGCGGACCGGGTGCCCTGTGATCCAGGCGCCGAAAAGGAGGAGTGTCGCCTGCTGTCCGACGTGACAGTACGCGACGACCGTATCGCCGGCCGCTACTCCCGCATGTTCGAACTTCGCCTCGATCGCGGATTTCGCGAGGAGAAAGTCGTTGCTGTCGGTCATCTCGTCGTATGGCAGGTTCACCGCCCCCGGCACGTGACCGGCTGATCGCGTGCCATCCGACGGTCCGGTGTAGAACGAAGTCGCGCGAGCATCGATCAGCGTGGCATGGCCGGTGTGTGCGTGCGCGGCGACGTAGTCGTGATCGACAATCAGGTCACTTCTGACCGGGTGTGATACGACACCCGGGGTCACATTCGGCACGTCGGTCGTCACGGGATTCCCCGCCTTCCGCCACGCCGCCAGCCCGCCATCGAGGAGCGACGACCGATCAGCGAGTCCGGCGTAGCCCAGCGTGAAGAGGACGCGGGTCGCCGGCGAGACCCACTCCGAGTCGAAGACGACGACGATCCGCGACTGATTGGAAATCCCGAACGATGCGATGGCGCTGTCGAGCGTCGCCTGCGGCGGCATTTCGAGCATCAGGGGGCCGGCCGTCATCGGCGTGGAGAGGTCATGGTACGCCACGTACCGCGCGCCGGGGATGTGACCGCCGCGAGTGTAGCCGTCGGGAGGGCCGACGTGCAGGACAACCAGGTCGCGGTCGTGCAGGTGTTGCGTCAACCATGGGACAGTCACCACGGCGGACGCCGGGTTCGTGGCAAACTGCGCGGCGGCAAGCGAGGGACTGAGCGTGATGCCGGCGGCAATCGCAGTGGCGAGCAGGCGAGAACGCATCGCTGACCTCCAGATGGGTGAGGGCCTACTATTGACAGGAACGATGTCGGATCGGCGTTCCGGGCGGGTGGCGGCGTCGTCCGGGAGTCGTGCAGATCTTGTGTGGAACCCGCCTACACCTGGAAGCGATATCCGGTCTTGAAGACCGTGAGGATGTGGCGCGGATTGGCGGGATCGTCTTCGAGCTTGCGCCGCAGTTCGGCGACGTGAGAGTCGACCGTTCGCGACAGCACCAGCGCCTGGTACCCCCACACCTCGCGCAGCAGCGTCGAGCGATTCGCCACGCCTCCGTCGCGCCGGATCAAAGCCAGCAGCAGCGCGAACGCCTTGGGTGAGAGAACGACCGGTTCGCCGCGCCGTGTGATGGCGTGCGCACCGACGTCGACATCGATCTCGCCGAAGGTGATTCGCTCCGCCGCATCGTTGACCTCGCGCACCGCCGTTCGACGCAGCAATGCGTGCACCCGCTCCAGCAGTTCGAGGACGCCGAACGGCTTGGTCACGTATTGATCGGCATCGAGCCGGAAACCCCGGATCTTGTCGACCTCCTCCGTCCGCGCTGACAGGATGATGACCGGGAGCGTCCGATCGGAACCGCGCAGCATCCGCAAGACTTCGAAGCCATCGAGTCCCGGGAGCATCAGGTCGAGGATGACGAGGTCGGGACGCCACGATCGAACCAGTGGCATCACCTCGCGGCCGTTGCCGACGACCCGCGTCTCGAATCCCTCGATGCCGAGATTGCGCGCCACGAGTTCGGCGAGATCGCGCTGATCCTCCACCACGAGGATTCGCGCCATCAGCGCGCGCTCCGGAACGAGACGGTGAACGTCGCACCACCACTCGGTCCGTTCGCGACCGTCGCCGAACCACCGGTGCGTTCGGCCGCCTCCCTCACCACGGTGAGGCCGATGCCGCTGCCGCCGACCGCGCGTTCCGACGCGGCGCTGCCCCGCTCGAACGGATTCCAGATCCGATCGGCCTCGCCTGGTGGGACGCCGGGGCCGTGATCGGCAACGGTCAGCGTGGCACCCTCGTCGGTTGCGGCGACCGTCACCTGAATGACTTGCCCGTCCGGGCCGTACTTGACCGCGTTGTCGAGGAGATTGAGCAGCACGCGACGAAGCGCGCCGGTGGCGAGGACTGCGCGCGGCTCACCCCGCACCTCCACATCGACGGCGACGCCACGCGGTTGCGCCAGCGGGAGGAATTCCGCTACGATCGCGCGGGTCTCCGCGCCGACGTCAACCGCTTCGACCGACGCCGGCCCGGTTCCCTCGCCTCGCGCAAATCGAAGCACATTGTCGATCAGGTGCTGCAGGCGTGTCACCTCACGATCCATCAGCGATAGGTCGGCTGCCCGCCTGACAGGATCGGGATCGCGATTGAGCCTGAGGGTATCGACGACCAGCCGGATCTGCGCCAGCGGCGTCCGGAGGTCGTGTGATGTCGCCGCGATGAACGCGGTGCGCGCCGCGGCGAAGCGCGATTCACGCCGCCACTGGATCACCGCCAGCGTGGTCAGCGCGGCCGCGAGCGTGAGGAGTGCCACGAGGAGCGGCACCCGCGATCGAGGGAGGGTGGCAATCGCTCGCGCGGCGAGCGCCGGCTGAATCTCCATCCGGATCGCGAGCCCACCGTAGCTCGCCGGGAGCACCGTCGACGCCTCGAGGTCCCAGTTCGCGGGGACACCCGATGCCAGGAGGATGTTGCCTGACGCATCACGCACTTCGGCCGCGAGGACCTCGCGATTGCCGCCGGTCGCGGCGAGCGCTTGGGGCAACAGGTCATTCTCGTCGAGCGTTGCCGCGAGCATCGAATCGAGTGCCTGCGCCGAGTATTGCACGGCATAGATCACCGTGTCGCCCCACGTGGTCGGCATCGTGGTCAGCGCGAAGGCGAGCGTCGAGTCACCGTTGCGCGTGACGAGGACGCGGTATCCCCAGCGCGCCAGCGGCTGGCGTGCGAGGGTCGTCAGCGCGCCATTCATCCAGATCCGTTGCCCCGCGGTGAGGACCGGTGCAGCGCGCGGCGGACCGAGAGTATCGCCCGGCACGTCGACCAGCCACCCCCGCGCCGACGCGGGGGCCCGATTGTACGCGACACTCACGGTATCGCTGCCCAGCGTGAAGCCGACGAACGCCGCCGGCATCGGGCCGAGCAGCGGCATGTGACAGCTGCAGCGCGGATCCCAGCGGAGCGCGTGGCCGAGACCTGCGGCTGCGGGGAAGGGGCGCGTCTGGTGGATCATGTTGACTCCGCCGAGGGTTTCCTGAGCCGCCACGCGGAGCGCCTCGGTGAAGTGTTCCTCGTAACTCCATGTCGCGAACGACGCGTACCCGCGCAACGACTGTCTCGCGAGGAGCTGATTCGACCGGACGCTCGCCTGCATCTCAAGGACGGCGGTCACCACGCAGACCGCCCCGGCGAGGAGGGCGAGAAGGGGCCAGCCGGCCCGGAGGGCGGGGCGTGTCCTGGGTGCCATCCTTCAAGGTGAACCGGGCCCCGCGACCCGGCTAGTGGTGAGTTGTGAAGGAGTGATGAAAGACGCCGGCTCCTACCGGTTCAGCCAGTACGACATCTTCACCAGGAAGGTGTTGTTTGCCCGCTCCGCGAACAGATTGCGGAGATCCCCCGTCAGTCCGTTTGGTCCCGCCGCCGGATCGAATCCGTTGCGTCCCTGCGTCCAGACGAAGAAGAGCGTCGACCCACGGCGGTATTCCCACCGCACCACGAAATTCGAGTTGAACTGCCTCGAGTCAAAGCCACCGAGATGATTCGTGACGGCGGTATCCATGTACGGTTGATAGCGGGCGTCGTACTGCTCGGCCCCCGGATTCGCGAGCTCGCGGAGGTTGGTATATGCCCCCCGGCTCACAAATGGCTGCAAGTGCCATTGCACGGTGAGCGTCGGCGTGAAGGTGTAGCCCAGGTCGGCGGTGAGCGAGAGCGTGTGCTGCTCGAGGTGGGCGAAGGTGTAATGCTCTGCGCCAGCCACATCGAAGTTGCCATACCACTGGTTGTCGGTATGCGCATGCGACCAATCGGCACCGATGCTCGCCGACACGCGTGGTGACGCATTCAACGTGACGCTCGGCATGATGTCGACGTTCCCGTTGCGGCCGCTCGAACTCTCGAAACCATTGTAGGACAGGGTCGGAATGATCTTGTGGCGATCGTCGCCCGAGATTGTGGCCCATGGCGCGACATACGGATCCTGCCGTACGGCCGGGCCGCCACGGGCGCAACGATCGCACCAGGTCTGTCCGAGCTGGCCCACCGTTCCACCGGCGTGAACCCACCAGTAGTTGGCGAGCTGCAGATGCACGTTTGTGTTGGCGGCGCGCTCGGTCGGAACCCCAGCGGCGGTCCAGTACTGCCACCAGTTGAGGTTCCACCGCACCGACCGGGTGACCCGGTTCGGCGAGTTGAAGATGAACGCGAACCAGTTGTTCCAGCTCTGCTGGTCGGCCTGGCGGAGGTAACCGATGTCGTTGATCTCGAACCCAGGCGAGCGGCGCAGGTAGCTGGTTTCGAACATCGTCCGTCGCCCGCCGATCTTGCCGAAGTGCACCTCCTCGGCGTTGCCGTCGAGTGATGTTCGGGTTGAATCGAAGACGAGAGGGCCGTCAGGGCGCTGGTAGAGGTGGACGTCGTCCCGCTGCAGCGCCGCGATCGCCGTGGTACTTCCGCTCACCTGAGAAAAGTCGACTGACGCCGACAGCTCGAAGCGACGGTTGAGGAACTGGTGACGCGCCTCAAGCGCGCCCACATACGCCTCGGCCGAAAGCGCCGTGTCGGTCCAGCGATCGAGCGACCGATTGACACCGGTGAACATCGCGCCGAACGAACTCGTCCCGCCATCGAGATCCTGGGTGGCGCGGAGGACGGCGTAGTTGGTCGCCGGTTCGATCGTGGCGTTGTTGATCCCCGATTCGCGCGCGGTTACCGCGTCGATTGCGCCGACCGATAGCCCGCCCTGCGACCGGCCGGTGACCTTCGCCGCGCCGAGAATCGTGGTAGCCTTCGGCGAGTCGTTGCCGCCGAACGAGCCGGCGAGTTGCGGGTCGCGCCCGATCCGCCGGGAATAGAAGAGTTCTTCGTTGCTGCAATTGACGGCACTGCAGTCGACGTTGAACTGAAAGAGGGAACTCCCCTCGACGAAGAACGGCCGCTTCTCCGGGAAGAAGGTCTCGAAGGCGCTGAGATTCAGCACCGCCGGATCGGCTTCAACCTGTCCGAAATCCGGATTGATCGTGCCGGTGATCCGGACGTTGGGGGCGACCGCAAACTGCAGGTCGGCGCCGGCGGTGAGCTGCTGATTGCGACCATAGCCACGATCGCCGATTGTCTGCACATTGCGCGTGACGACGTACGGTGCAATTTCGGCGCGCTCTGGTTCCGCAAGATTCTCGAGGCCCACCAGCTCGCCGAGCTGCGAGGCAAGCCCGGGGCGCGACGCACGCCAGAGTGGCCACGCGGTCTGCTCGCCGGTCCGTTCGACGGTCCGCCAGATCGCGATCCCGAAGGTGTTATTCCCGTTGGGAACGTACCGCAGCTGCGCCAGCGGAATCCGATATTCTGCGGTCCAGCCGAGCGAATCGATCCGCGCCACGGCATCCCAGACACCATCCCACGCTGGATCCTCGTTGCCGTCCTGCGAAATCGCGTAGTCGACTTTCACGCCGGCGGGGTTGATGTCGAATTCATAGCCTGTCCGCCGGTCGTGGTACGAGTCGACCATCAACGCGATGACGTCCGACGGTGTCGACACGTCTCGCCGTGACATCAGGGCGACAATGCTGTCGGGATGAGCGTCATAGGCTCGAACGAAGACGTAGAGTGCATGCGCGTCGTAGGCGATCCGCGCTTCGGTGCGAGAGTGCGGATCGCCATTCTCCGTCGGTCGCACCACGCGAAAGCCGCTGATAACCGGCGCCGTCTTCCAGACTGCGTCGTCATCTCGCCCGTCGATCACCGGCGCTTCGGTGGCAAGGGTCGCCGTCACCGATGCAACGGTCGGAGGTGGTGCTACTTGTTGCGCGCGCGACGGCCCGATCGGGATCAGGAAACCGAGCGCGGTCGCCGCGGCGATACGAGAAATCGGCATGGGGGAGTGCCTTGTCGTGTCTGTCAGTACGGGAACGGACGCGGGCGCGGCTGCGGCCACGGCCACGGATCGACATGATGACCACCGGCGAGCGCACGCGTCACCGCCGCCCGGACGCTCGGATCCTTCGATTCGAGGAGCGTCGCGAGTTGCTCCGGGTCGCTCCCGCCATGAACCAAGGCGCGAATCTCCGCTTTCTCCGCCTGGGAATCGTGCTCCCGGGCGAGCGCCGCCTTGAGTGCGGGGATCGCCGCGGCGTTGTCGTCGAGCTGCGAGATCGCCCACGCCGCCGGCGTGCGCACCCTCGCGCTGCTGTCGCTCAGCGCATCGATCAGCGCCTTCGGTGGCGGCGACACGCCGAGCTCGCCGAGCGCCCACGCAGCGGTGGCCCGGGTGTGTGAGTCGTGATCGCTGGCAAGGGTCCGCGCGATGGCCGGCGCGGCGTTGTGATCGCCGATTTCGGCCGCGGCCCACACCGCCATCTCGCGAGTTCGCCCGTCGGCGTCACGCTCCATCACGGTGAGGAGCGCCTGAGGTGCCACGTCGCCACCGATGTTGCCGACCGCCCAGACGCTCATCTCGCGAACGCCGGCGTCATGATCTTCGAACGCCGTGATGAGCGCGGGCAGACCAGCGTTGTCCCCAATATTGCCGAGAGCCCAGGCCGCCGAGCGACGCACCATCGGCGATGTGTCGGTGCGGAGGACCCGCGCGAGAATCGGCACGGCGCTGTTCGAATCGGAGTGACCGAGCGCTTCGACGGCGGCGAGGCGGACGATCTCGGCCGGGTCGTTCGCGATGCCGAGGAGCGCAGCGTAGCCGACGGCAGTGTCGGCGCGTCCGAGGGCCCACGCGGCGTTGGCGCGCACCCCGGCGGAATTGTCCTTGAGCGCACGAATCAGGTCGCCGGTGTTCCGCTCAGGGTCGATCAGGCCAAGACCAAATGCTGCCGCCTGGCGGACACCGGAGTCACTGGCGGACAGACGCTGCGCCAGCGGGCCGCGCAATGCGTCGCTGCCGTCGTATCCGAGGAACCGGATCGAGATGTCGCGGACGCATGGATCGGGGTTGTCGATCCCGGCGAGGATCAGTGCACGATCCGCGGCGGTGAGCGAGTCGACGCCGCGACGTGGTTCGGAGCGCTGGGTGACGCCGAGTGGCGTGACCGGCGCATCGCCGGAACGTCCCCAATCGCCGTTGCGCACCGACCGCGCGGCGAGGCTGCAGAGAACGCGCGAGGCACCGGCGGCGGCGTCGAGGATGCCGCGAACATCGACCGTCTCGGCTCCGGCTGCCGCGGCGGTCGGAGAGGTCGCGGCGGGGGGCGCCGCTGTGAAGGTGGTGGCGATGATCAGGACATGTCGCAGCATCGGGCGCTCCGTCTGTTGAAATTTCAACACTTCAGGGCACATGATATGGGCGAAGCGGTTGCTCCGCGCCGTGATCGGTCAGTGAATGCTCAGGGAAACGGGATCGGACGAGGTCTGGGGCGCGGCATCGGATCGCTCGACGCGCCGCCGGCAATCGCGGATGCTGCGATCTGGCGGATCTCCGGATCGCTCGACCGCAGCCACGAAACCATATGCGATGGATCTTCGCCGGCGCGAATCAACGCCCGCATCTCCATCTTGAGCACGTCGGCCGACTTCTCGCCCTGCGCTGCGGCGCGAAGTGCCGGTAGCGCGCCCGCGTCTTCGACCTCGCCGAGAGCCCAGGCGGCTGTCTCACGCATGTCATCACTGGCATCACGGAGCGCCGCGACGAGCAGCGTTCCGGTGTGCGGCGCGCGGAGATATCCCAATGCCCAGGCACAGGTTGTCCGAACCCGCTCGCTCCTGTCGGCGGTGATCGCCGTGCGGCACGCCGAACTCGCGGCGGTATCACCGCTCTCGGCGAGCGCCCAGATCGACGTCTCCCGTACATCGTCATCGGTATCGCTGTGTGCTGCGCGCACCAGTGCTGCGCTCCCCATCGTGCCGTGACCACCCTGCAACGCCCAGGCCGCCATCGTTCGCACATCGGAATCGTGATCGCTGTTGAGGGCATTGCCCAACGCGGTCGCTGCCGCCGCGTCATCCGCGAAGTCCTGCAGTCCCCACGCGGCAACGCGGCGCACCGACGCGGACGAATCCTCACGGAGCAGGCGAGCGAGCAACGCGACACGCTCGGAGCGCGGCAGTGAATCCGCGGCCTGCATCACCGGATTGATGGTGTGCTTTGACTCGGCCCCCGGCTTCAACTTCAGTGCAGGACGACTCGCCGATGGTTTCGGCGTGTCGAGCGCCAGGGCGTGATCGGCGATGGTGGCGACCGAATCGATCGGCGAATGGAAGGCATTTGCGGCAGGGGACACCACGGGCGCGACCGGTGATGCCGCGCTCACCAGCACGGCGAGGACGGCGAGGCCGCCGACCAGCGACGCGGTGGCGGTACGCCCGGGCCCGACTCGGCGCTGATCGGGATCAAGAATGGCGAGCATGCGTCCCTCGAATTCCTTTCGATGTGCCATGGCAAGCGCGACCGACGGTGTGGCATGATCGCGTACGCAGGTGACGATTTCCAGCAGGTGCTCGGCGTACTCGCTCGGCCGTTCGCCGAACGCCAGCGCGAGATCATCGCACGCACGCTCGCTCTCCGCACGGAGGCGGCGGGCGGCGCCCCAGACCATCGGGTGGAACCAGTAGAATGCGCAGGCGATCCGCCCGACCGTATGACCGATCAGGTCACGACGACGGATGTGCGCCAGTTCGTGGATCAGCACCGCGGTGCGGCGTTCGACGCTCCACTCGCTGCTGTCGGCGGGGAGCACGACCACGGGATGGAACATCCCGGCCGCGAACGGCATCCGGACGTCGTTGCTTCGAAGGATCCGCGGTGCATTCGGAATGTCGAGCCGGTCGGCGATATCGTAGAGCGGCCCCTGCCAGTCGGGATCGTCCAGCGGTTCGGCGCGCGCGATGATCCGCCGTACCGACCAGCTCCCAATCGCGAGCCAGAGGATGAGCAGTGCCACCACGCCGCCCCAGAGTGCCACGATCACGCTGAAGCGATGCGCGTCGACAAAGTCGATCACGCGAGCGGTCAGCGGCGTCGACGAGGCGAAAGGCGCGTCGACGGTCTGCCGTGATGCGGCAGGCGCCGGCAGGCCTGCATTCGGCGCTGTATTACCCGTTGGTATAGTCAGCGGTGCCGCGACCTGTGCCGCCGGAGTGGCGGGGAGCACGCGAAGCTCCAGCGGCCCCCACGCTGCGAGCGCCGGCAGCGACAACAGCGCAACGAGCGCCACCAGCCAGACGAGATGGCGCGATCCGGCCGACGCGCGCGACAGCAACCGCGCCAGGAAGAGCGCGATCGCGAGGAGCACCGTCGCCTTGATGAGGAGGAGGACGATCGACATGCTCACCGTCCCTTCTGCCGGGCGGTGCGGATCGTGGCACGGAGCTTCGATACATCGGCGTCGGAGAGATCTGCGTCGGCAATGCGGAGCAGCGCCGTGACCGCCTGTTCGGCCGACCCCGCGAAATAGGTCCGGACAACCTGCTCGAGCACCTCATCGCCGGCGCGGTTGACCGGGGTCGCGGGACGGTAGATGTAGCGGGCGCCTTCGGCCTTGAAGGTGATCAGCCGCTTGGTGCCGAGGATGCGGAGAATCGATCGGACCGCGGAATAGGTCGGCGGGTCCGGGAGGTCATCGAGGATCTCGGAGACGGTCGCTTCGCCGCGGCGATAGAGGATCTCCATCACCTGGCGCTCGCGTCGCGAGAGGTCGTCGGTCGTCGCGGGTTTGGCCATCATCTCCTCGGGTCCCGGATGCGGCAATCAGCAGGGGGTGGACCGCCGCTGAAAAATCAACAGTGCTGATAATTCAACAGGGGGCGACGGAAGTCAAGGGGAGGGGGCATTCCCGTGGTCGAGGTCGGCGCGGCCGCGGGCAGAACTCGCGACTATTCGCGTGATCTGCGCATCAGCCTTGCGTCGATGTCCCGCGTTGCGCGGCGCGAGCCGCAGGAGAATCCGTGACCATTTGTCGGCTGCCAACCCGGTTGTTGCTCGCCGTCAGCCTGCTTCCCGGCGTGACCGGTCTTGCAGCACAACAGCCCGTTTCCCGCGCGGTAGCGTATCAGCCTGACTCGGCACCGCCGCGGTCGATCACGCTGTCGGGAACGGTCGAAGTCCCGCTCCTCGGCGCGAGTGCCCGCGACCGACGGCCGATGGTGGAGGTGATGATCGACGGGAAGGGGCCGTATCGCTTTGCGATCGAAACTGGCGCGCGCGAAATCGACCTGTCGAAAGCGCTGGTCGATTCCCTTCATCTCAAACGGATCGGCGGCCCCGACGAATCTCCGGAGTTTCACCTCGACTCACTCAACGTCGGTGCGGTGACGTTCGCCGATTTCCCCGTCGGCGAACTGCCACCAGGGATCGGCGGCTTCGATGGCGTCCTGGGCCTGCCACTCTACCAGAATCTTCTGCTCACCATCGACTATCCGGCGGGGCATGTACGCTTTGCAAAGGGCGAGTTGCCCCGCGCCGACGGGCAGTCGATCCTGGCGCTGACTCGCGTCGGGGCGTTCTGGGGAATTCCGGTGCGCATCGCGGGGAAGGCGTTCGATGCAGTACTCGACACGCAGAACAGTGGAGCGATCAACATTCCGCCATTTCTGGGCGACTCGCTGCCATTCGACGGCGCGCTGCAAACGATCGGGCGGGCGCGCGGCGCGTTCGGTACTGTCGATGTGAAGGGCGGGTCGCTCGCAGGCGACGTCACGATCGGGAGATACACCGTGCCGAAGCCGTTTCTCGCCATCGTCCCGCTGCCGCCCGAGTATCCCAATCATCCGAATATCGGGTCGCAACTGCTCGACAGCTTCGTGGTGACGCTCGATCAGCGCAACGGGCGGTTGCAGCTGTCGCACGAGGGAGGATCGGTGATCACGCTCCCTGCGCGGCGCGGCAGTTAGTGCCAGTCACTCGCTTTGAGGATCGCCTCGAAGCGGGGATTCCCCTTGAGCTTGGCGAACGTCGGATCGATCCGGACCCATTGCGGCGATAGGGTGCACGGCACCTTGAGGAGATCCGCCAGCCGATCGAGCGCCTTGGCAGTTTCACCGGTGAGGAGGTAGACGCGGATCAACTGTTGCTGTCCGTAGGCGCCGTTCCCCTTGTCGCGGCTGAGTGGCGCGAGGGTATCGCCCATTTCTGCTTCGCGGATCGCCTCTGCCTTTCGGCCGAGGTACGCCAGCGCGAGCCCCGAGAAGAGATGCCGCTGCGGGTCGTTGGGGGTCGCCTTGAGCTGCAGCTGTAAGGCCTTGTACGCGGTATCGGCGTACGC includes these proteins:
- a CDS encoding rhodanese-like domain-containing protein → MIAALAFAATAIAGPDSSLLVSTEWLARHLSDRSIVVVQVDISDSAYRSGHLPGARFLPYQMIITEASGLSTELPAVDSLRDRLEHVGISTGSHVVLTGSPLTVARAFFTLDYLGLRNVSVLDGGVTKWRAEGRPIDRTIPVVRRGALAVSAHPEVVASSEWIAAHLASGARGVALVDTRHEDEYLGTNPASAGHIAGARRLEWEAMFSSTTEFSLKEYGELARMWDALAAPGDTVVAYCRVGHRSSATYLVARLLGYPAKLYDGSYQDWSARRLPLVTTPTSGRP
- a CDS encoding rhodanese-like domain-containing protein; this encodes MRSRLLATAIAAGITLSPSLAAAQFATNPASAVVTVPWLTQHLHDRDLVVLHVGPPDGYTRGGHIPGARYVAYHDLSTPMTAGPLMLEMPPQATLDSAIASFGISNQSRIVVVFDSEWVSPATRVLFTLGYAGLADRSSLLDGGLAAWRKAGNPVTTDVPNVTPGVVSHPVRSDLIVDHDYVAAHAHTGHATLIDARATSFYTGPSDGTRSAGHVPGAVNLPYDEMTDSNDFLLAKSAIEAKFEHAGVAAGDTVVAYCHVGQQATLLLFGAWITGHPVRLYDGSFQDWSLRKLPTEGGR
- a CDS encoding response regulator transcription factor — translated: MARILVVEDQRDLAELVARNLGIEGFETRVVGNGREVMPLVRSWRPDLVILDLMLPGLDGFEVLRMLRGSDRTLPVIILSARTEEVDKIRGFRLDADQYVTKPFGVLELLERVHALLRRTAVREVNDAAERITFGEIDVDVGAHAITRRGEPVVLSPKAFALLLALIRRDGGVANRSTLLREVWGYQALVLSRTVDSHVAELRRKLEDDPANPRHILTVFKTGYRFQV
- a CDS encoding HAMP domain-containing sensor histidine kinase: MAPRTRPALRAGWPLLALLAGAVCVVTAVLEMQASVRSNQLLARQSLRGYASFATWSYEEHFTEALRVAAQETLGGVNMIHQTRPFPAAAGLGHALRWDPRCSCHMPLLGPMPAAFVGFTLGSDTVSVAYNRAPASARGWLVDVPGDTLGPPRAAPVLTAGQRIWMNGALTTLARQPLARWGYRVLVTRNGDSTLAFALTTMPTTWGDTVIYAVQYSAQALDSMLAATLDENDLLPQALAATGGNREVLAAEVRDASGNILLASGVPANWDLEASTVLPASYGGLAIRMEIQPALAARAIATLPRSRVPLLVALLTLAAALTTLAVIQWRRESRFAAARTAFIAATSHDLRTPLAQIRLVVDTLRLNRDPDPVRRAADLSLMDREVTRLQHLIDNVLRFARGEGTGPASVEAVDVGAETRAIVAEFLPLAQPRGVAVDVEVRGEPRAVLATGALRRVLLNLLDNAVKYGPDGQVIQVTVAATDEGATLTVADHGPGVPPGEADRIWNPFERGSAASERAVGGSGIGLTVVREAAERTGGSATVANGPSGGATFTVSFRSAR
- a CDS encoding DUF5916 domain-containing protein — translated: MPISRIAAATALGFLIPIGPSRAQQVAPPPTVASVTATLATEAPVIDGRDDDAVWKTAPVISGFRVVRPTENGDPHSRTEARIAYDAHALYVFVRAYDAHPDSIVALMSRRDVSTPSDVIALMVDSYHDRRTGYEFDINPAGVKVDYAISQDGNEDPAWDGVWDAVARIDSLGWTAEYRIPLAQLRYVPNGNNTFGIAIWRTVERTGEQTAWPLWRASRPGLASQLGELVGLENLAEPERAEIAPYVVTRNVQTIGDRGYGRNQQLTAGADLQFAVAPNVRITGTINPDFGQVEADPAVLNLSAFETFFPEKRPFFVEGSSLFQFNVDCSAVNCSNEELFYSRRIGRDPQLAGSFGGNDSPKATTILGAAKVTGRSQGGLSVGAIDAVTARESGINNATIEPATNYAVLRATQDLDGGTSSFGAMFTGVNRSLDRWTDTALSAEAYVGALEARHQFLNRRFELSASVDFSQVSGSTTAIAALQRDDVHLYQRPDGPLVFDSTRTSLDGNAEEVHFGKIGGRRTMFETSYLRRSPGFEINDIGYLRQADQQSWNNWFAFIFNSPNRVTRSVRWNLNWWQYWTAAGVPTERAANTNVHLQLANYWWVHAGGTVGQLGQTWCDRCARGGPAVRQDPYVAPWATISGDDRHKIIPTLSYNGFESSSGRNGNVDIMPSVTLNASPRVSASIGADWSHAHTDNQWYGNFDVAGAEHYTFAHLEQHTLSLTADLGYTFTPTLTVQWHLQPFVSRGAYTNLRELANPGAEQYDARYQPYMDTAVTNHLGGFDSRQFNSNFVVRWEYRRGSTLFFVWTQGRNGFDPAAGPNGLTGDLRNLFAERANNTFLVKMSYWLNR
- a CDS encoding HEAT repeat domain-containing protein, whose translation is MLRHVLIIATTFTAAPPAATSPTAAAAGAETVDVRGILDAAAGASRVLCSLAARSVRNGDWGRSGDAPVTPLGVTQRSEPRRGVDSLTAADRALILAGIDNPDPCVRDISIRFLGYDGSDALRGPLAQRLSASDSGVRQAAAFGLGLIDPERNTGDLIRALKDNSAGVRANAAWALGRADTAVGYAALLGIANDPAEIVRLAAVEALGHSDSNSAVPILARVLRTDTSPMVRRSAAWALGNIGDNAGLPALITAFEDHDAGVREMSVWAVGNIGGDVAPQALLTVMERDADGRTREMAVWAAAEIGDHNAAPAIARTLASDHDSHTRATAAWALGELGVSPPPKALIDALSDSSARVRTPAAWAISQLDDNAAAIPALKAALAREHDSQAEKAEIRALVHGGSDPEQLATLLESKDPSVRAAVTRALAGGHHVDPWPWPQPRPRPFPY